One part of the Sorangiineae bacterium MSr11954 genome encodes these proteins:
- a CDS encoding PEGA domain-containing protein, whose product MNHRIRSGVIALVLLANALFARAPAMAQTAPSTGSKPSGSSGTASSGNASSGNASSSGNATSSGNANGTGTASSSGEEARAEFMRGTALVTEARWAEALAAFERAAALRPHPITTHNIGACERAMGRYTRAYRTFARALEENRLTDEKALPASLATEAKGYLAEIDRLLVRLTLDVTPAGARVTVDGRPLEAATNARGELEYVGGIRPPGTGDLIPQGAFVVVLDPGVHVLTFARPGFEDAIVHRTLSPGKSIAQKIELTELPASIHVSSNRPGAIVRVSGMDVGPTPVDVLRPAGDYAVVVRKEGFQPYEARLRLRAGQETDLRVSLVEDKRSSIFERWWFWTAAGVLVTGAVVGIVAATYPGPREPVGTGTLGWGTNVP is encoded by the coding sequence GTGAACCACCGTATCCGTAGCGGGGTGATCGCGCTCGTTCTGCTCGCGAACGCGCTGTTCGCGCGCGCGCCGGCCATGGCGCAAACGGCGCCGAGCACCGGCTCGAAGCCCTCCGGCAGCTCCGGAACCGCCAGCTCCGGCAACGCCAGCTCCGGCAACGCCAGCAGCTCCGGCAACGCCACTAGCTCCGGCAACGCCAATGGGACCGGCACCGCCAGCAGCTCCGGCGAGGAGGCGCGCGCCGAGTTCATGCGCGGCACCGCCCTCGTGACGGAGGCGCGATGGGCCGAGGCGCTGGCGGCCTTCGAGCGGGCCGCCGCGCTCCGCCCGCATCCCATCACGACGCACAACATCGGCGCCTGCGAGCGCGCCATGGGCCGCTACACGCGCGCCTACCGCACCTTCGCGCGCGCCCTCGAGGAGAACCGGCTCACGGACGAAAAGGCGCTCCCGGCGAGCCTGGCCACCGAGGCCAAGGGCTACCTGGCGGAGATCGATCGGCTGCTGGTGCGACTCACCTTGGACGTCACACCGGCCGGGGCGCGCGTGACCGTGGACGGACGCCCGCTCGAAGCCGCGACCAACGCGCGCGGCGAGCTCGAATACGTGGGCGGCATCCGCCCTCCGGGCACGGGGGATCTCATTCCGCAGGGCGCGTTCGTGGTCGTGCTCGATCCCGGCGTGCACGTGTTGACGTTCGCGCGCCCGGGGTTCGAAGATGCCATCGTGCACCGCACCCTCTCGCCCGGCAAATCGATCGCGCAGAAGATCGAGCTCACCGAGCTGCCGGCCTCGATCCATGTCTCGTCGAACCGCCCCGGCGCCATCGTGCGCGTCTCGGGGATGGACGTGGGCCCCACGCCGGTCGACGTCCTTCGTCCCGCGGGCGACTATGCGGTGGTGGTGCGCAAGGAGGGCTTTCAACCCTACGAGGCGCGCCTGCGTTTGCGCGCGGGTCAGGAGACCGATCTTCGCGTCAGCTTGGTGGAGGACAAGAGGTCGTCCATCTTCGAGCGCTGGTGGTTTTGGACCGCGGCCGGCGTGCTCGTGACCGGCGCCGTCGTCGGCATCGTGGCGGCCACGTACCCAGGACCGCGCGAGCCGGTGGGAACGGGGACCCTCGGGTGGGGCACCAACGTTCCATGA
- a CDS encoding formylglycine-generating enzyme family protein: MTRPVRSAWGLVVAAGAMFPSGALGGCSDRPPEGHIVLHIDTDAPVPSILRPPPVPRAAGIRPQLDLTRTPALFDRLRVEFYSRVDETPCSTCVGDFQLDEGTFSRGATVTARGNVDRVRVRLYRSADQNDGDITPGTTVEVVARLPPHGEENAVHASVFLATETMGQPTGKLDAPIPASLDLPEKSKVGTWKPAKRTNCLTAPRSGEVCVPGGAYIMGGGALIQTIPDPRQLGQRIATISPFFLDSREVTVRAIRGWLERTRKPPESVLERWNRLDGPEDNHCTYDRDDALPINCIAKEAAREYCQSLGADLPTEGEYEYVAGGMTSLRYVWGKDNPECHSVIWNPETELTPNCPTVSNPVAWAENDGKRTRDQLVLPTGTIYDLAGNLSEMVLDVAATEKDPCWPEGGSRLIANPLCTKPSLRPDLEPLIVLRGGNWTAQNAILLRAALRAFVDSGPPPAGLYSTVGFRCARHL; the protein is encoded by the coding sequence ATGACCCGACCCGTTCGCTCGGCGTGGGGGCTCGTCGTCGCGGCGGGCGCAATGTTCCCGAGCGGCGCGCTGGGCGGGTGCTCGGATCGGCCGCCCGAGGGGCACATCGTGCTCCACATCGACACCGACGCGCCCGTGCCCTCGATCCTTCGTCCGCCGCCGGTGCCGCGGGCCGCGGGGATTCGCCCGCAGCTCGACTTGACCCGGACCCCGGCGCTCTTCGATCGGCTGCGCGTCGAGTTCTACTCACGGGTCGACGAGACGCCGTGCAGCACCTGCGTGGGCGATTTCCAGCTCGACGAGGGCACCTTCAGCCGCGGCGCCACCGTCACCGCGCGCGGCAACGTCGATCGGGTGCGGGTGCGGCTCTATCGCTCCGCCGATCAGAACGACGGCGATATCACGCCCGGCACCACCGTGGAGGTGGTCGCACGCCTCCCGCCGCACGGCGAGGAGAACGCGGTGCACGCCAGCGTCTTCCTCGCGACCGAGACCATGGGGCAGCCCACGGGGAAGCTCGATGCCCCCATCCCCGCGAGCTTGGACCTCCCGGAGAAGTCCAAGGTGGGCACCTGGAAGCCCGCCAAGCGTACGAACTGTTTGACCGCCCCACGAAGCGGAGAAGTGTGCGTCCCGGGCGGCGCGTACATCATGGGCGGGGGGGCGCTGATTCAAACGATCCCCGATCCCCGCCAGCTCGGCCAGCGTATCGCCACCATTTCGCCCTTCTTCCTCGATAGCCGCGAGGTGACGGTGCGCGCCATCCGAGGCTGGCTCGAACGCACGCGCAAGCCGCCCGAGAGCGTTCTGGAACGCTGGAACCGCCTCGATGGTCCCGAAGACAACCATTGCACCTACGACCGCGACGACGCGCTGCCCATCAACTGCATCGCCAAAGAGGCCGCGCGCGAGTATTGCCAATCCCTGGGGGCCGACCTCCCCACGGAGGGCGAGTACGAGTACGTCGCCGGCGGGATGACGTCGCTGCGCTACGTCTGGGGCAAGGACAACCCGGAGTGCCACAGCGTCATCTGGAACCCCGAGACCGAGCTCACGCCGAATTGCCCGACCGTCTCGAACCCCGTGGCGTGGGCGGAGAACGACGGGAAGCGCACGCGCGACCAGCTCGTGCTCCCCACGGGGACCATCTACGATCTCGCGGGGAACCTCTCGGAGATGGTCCTCGACGTCGCCGCCACCGAGAAAGACCCCTGCTGGCCCGAGGGCGGCAGCCGCCTGATCGCCAACCCCCTCTGCACGAAGCCGAGCCTGCGCCCCGATCTGGAGCCCTTGATCGTGCTGCGAGGGGGCAACTGGACCGCGCAGAACGCGATCCTCCTGCGGGCCGCGCTCCGCGCCTTCGTGGACAGCGGCCCTCCACCCGCGGGCTTGTACAGCACCGTGGGTTTCCGCTGCGCGCGCCACCTGTAG
- a CDS encoding circularly permuted type 2 ATP-grasp protein: MSESLWSHYTPSPSRYDEMLGGAGGGEVEAGPREPRPHWRAFLSHIAALSPETMQRRSQFVSDAIASDGVTYNVYADPKGASRPWELDLVPLILPAQEWRAIAAAVAQRARVLDAVLGDLYGPQTLLAEGLLPPALVFGQRAFLWPACGIATGAGGGVSMHLYAADLARSPDGRWWVLADRTGGPSGAGYALQNRMTLARAFPDAFRALHVEPLAPFFSALQDSLYRLAPTRGEAPLAVLLTPGPYNETYFEHSFLARYLGFPLVEGQDLIVRGDCVYLKTLRGLRRVHAILRRLDGDFCDPVELRPDSALGVPGLLHAIRAGNVVVANALGSAVLETSALAGFYPAISQRLFGEELLMPSIATYWCGEAPSLAYVIEHLDELVIKPAYPTIRMEAVFGHELDQDARAHLIQRIRAQPHAYVAQEWVRLSHAPTWGHGPDRLLPRSATLRVYAAATPGGYTVMPGALTRVAPYDGDVVSMQWGGSSKDTWMLADGPVARVPLRRPRLRAEDVARSVAFIPSRVGENLFWMGRYAERCEGIARLLRAALVRTADAAPQSGPALQSLGSVCERLRILPPRSSPSGEAASAPDFVAAVIEPHVPGGLAANVLRLHACANHVRERMSTDNWHLFQRLHHRLFGPEAGAGASPELAREASLGVALEALDEIMMGCVALAGFALDDMTRDESWSFLLLGRRLERLLHVATVVAHVVGLPPGERTDALEWLLEATNSIVTFRARYRRAPELLPVLHLVVFDGTNPHAVAFQLRDLSVTFARTAAELGRDGRGNVLAPLEDALLRAPLAGFEPESGEVLEAACAELGALLDRVARAAWSLSDELQSRFFTHAKSPFALGIEEP; the protein is encoded by the coding sequence ATGTCCGAGAGCCTCTGGTCGCACTACACGCCATCGCCCTCGCGCTACGACGAGATGCTCGGCGGCGCCGGCGGCGGCGAAGTTGAAGCGGGCCCGCGCGAGCCCCGCCCCCACTGGCGCGCGTTCCTGTCGCATATCGCGGCCCTGTCGCCGGAGACGATGCAGCGCCGCAGCCAGTTCGTGAGCGACGCCATCGCCAGCGACGGCGTGACGTACAACGTCTACGCCGATCCCAAGGGCGCGAGCCGTCCTTGGGAGCTCGACCTCGTGCCGCTCATCCTGCCCGCGCAGGAGTGGCGCGCGATCGCCGCCGCCGTCGCCCAGCGCGCGCGCGTGCTCGACGCGGTGCTCGGGGATCTGTACGGACCGCAGACCTTGCTCGCCGAGGGCCTGCTCCCGCCGGCGCTCGTCTTTGGCCAGCGCGCCTTTCTCTGGCCCGCGTGCGGCATCGCCACCGGCGCGGGCGGCGGCGTATCCATGCACCTGTATGCGGCCGATCTGGCGCGCTCGCCCGATGGACGATGGTGGGTGCTGGCCGATCGCACCGGCGGCCCCTCGGGCGCCGGTTATGCGCTGCAGAACCGCATGACCCTCGCGCGCGCCTTCCCCGACGCCTTTCGCGCGCTGCACGTGGAGCCCCTGGCGCCGTTCTTCAGCGCGCTGCAAGACTCGCTCTACCGCCTCGCGCCCACGCGCGGCGAGGCGCCGCTGGCCGTGCTGCTTACACCTGGGCCGTACAACGAGACCTATTTCGAGCACTCTTTTCTCGCGCGCTACCTCGGCTTTCCCCTGGTGGAGGGCCAGGACCTCATCGTGCGCGGAGACTGCGTGTACCTCAAGACCTTGCGGGGCCTTCGCCGGGTGCACGCCATCCTGCGCCGCCTCGACGGCGACTTTTGCGACCCCGTCGAGCTCCGCCCCGACTCGGCCCTGGGTGTGCCCGGCCTCTTGCACGCCATCCGCGCGGGGAACGTGGTGGTGGCCAACGCGCTCGGGAGCGCCGTGCTGGAGACGAGCGCGCTCGCCGGGTTCTATCCCGCCATCAGCCAACGGCTCTTCGGCGAAGAGCTGCTCATGCCGTCGATCGCCACCTATTGGTGCGGCGAGGCCCCTTCGCTCGCGTACGTGATCGAGCACCTGGACGAGCTGGTCATCAAGCCCGCGTACCCCACCATCCGCATGGAGGCGGTGTTCGGCCACGAGCTCGACCAAGACGCCCGCGCCCACCTGATCCAGCGCATTCGCGCCCAGCCCCACGCCTATGTCGCCCAAGAATGGGTGCGCCTCTCGCACGCGCCCACCTGGGGCCATGGCCCCGATCGCCTGCTCCCGCGCTCGGCCACCTTGCGCGTCTACGCGGCGGCCACGCCGGGCGGCTACACGGTGATGCCCGGCGCGCTCACCCGGGTCGCGCCGTACGATGGCGACGTGGTCTCCATGCAGTGGGGCGGCTCGAGCAAGGACACCTGGATGCTCGCCGATGGCCCGGTGGCGCGCGTCCCGTTGCGACGACCCCGCCTGCGCGCCGAAGACGTCGCCCGCAGCGTGGCGTTCATCCCCTCGCGGGTCGGCGAGAACCTCTTTTGGATGGGGCGGTACGCCGAACGGTGCGAGGGCATCGCCCGCCTCTTGCGCGCGGCGCTGGTGCGCACCGCCGACGCGGCGCCGCAATCGGGGCCCGCCTTGCAATCGCTCGGATCGGTGTGCGAGCGGCTTCGCATCCTGCCGCCGCGCTCCTCGCCGTCCGGCGAGGCCGCCTCCGCCCCCGACTTCGTGGCCGCCGTGATCGAGCCGCACGTGCCCGGCGGGCTCGCCGCCAACGTGCTCCGGCTCCACGCGTGCGCGAACCATGTGCGCGAGCGCATGTCGACGGACAACTGGCACCTCTTTCAGCGGCTGCACCACAGGCTCTTCGGCCCGGAGGCCGGCGCCGGGGCGAGCCCGGAGCTCGCGCGCGAGGCCTCGCTGGGCGTCGCGCTCGAAGCGCTCGACGAGATCATGATGGGCTGCGTCGCCTTGGCCGGCTTTGCGCTCGACGACATGACCCGCGACGAGAGCTGGTCGTTCTTGCTCCTCGGCCGGCGCCTGGAGCGCCTTCTGCACGTCGCGACCGTGGTGGCGCACGTCGTGGGGCTGCCCCCCGGCGAGCGTACGGACGCCTTGGAGTGGCTGCTCGAGGCGACCAACAGCATCGTCACCTTTCGCGCGCGCTACCGACGCGCGCCGGAGCTCTTGCCGGTGCTCCACCTGGTCGTCTTCGACGGCACGAACCCGCACGCCGTCGCCTTTCAGCTGCGCGATCTCTCGGTCACCTTCGCGCGCACGGCCGCCGAGCTCGGACGCGACGGCAGAGGCAACGTGCTCGCGCCGCTCGAGGACGCGCTCCTTCGCGCCCCGCTCGCGGGCTTCGAGCCGGAGTCGGGCGAGGTGCTCGAGGCGGCGTGCGCGGAGCTCGGCGCCCTGCTCGATCGCGTGGCCCGCGCGGCGTGGAGCCTATCCGACGAGCTGCAGAGCCGCTTCTTCACCCACGCCAAGAGCCCCTTTGCGCTTGGAATCGAGGAGCCGTGA
- a CDS encoding transglutaminase family protein, which translates to MIREYVVVHETRYRYEQPVGLSRQIVHLAPRTTTWQTSRAHSLRVSPDPGVRATGEDVFGNPVTSFCLETEHASLTVHAESRVEVCARVYPEDAASPPWEEVRARLAYRAGRRPRPADLDAARFLFESQRVRNKRELAAWTSACFPPGTPLLAGVRALQDRIRAEFAFDPKATTVSTPVMDVFAHRRGVCQDFAHLMLSCLRSMGLAARYVSGYVLTRPPPGRPRLVGADASHAWVSVYCPDHGWVDSDPTNGVFPNLEHITLGWGRDYDDVIPLRGVLLGGGEHTLDIAVTVVPAADYESVFGGRSSVAETEHRS; encoded by the coding sequence GTGATCCGCGAGTACGTCGTCGTTCACGAGACCCGTTACCGCTACGAGCAGCCCGTGGGCCTCTCGCGCCAGATCGTGCACCTCGCGCCGCGCACCACCACCTGGCAGACGAGCCGCGCGCACAGCTTGCGGGTCTCGCCCGATCCCGGGGTGCGGGCTACGGGCGAAGACGTCTTCGGCAACCCCGTCACCTCATTTTGCCTCGAGACCGAGCACGCGTCCCTCACCGTGCACGCGGAGTCGCGGGTCGAGGTCTGCGCACGCGTCTACCCCGAAGACGCGGCCTCGCCGCCTTGGGAAGAGGTGCGCGCCCGCCTCGCCTATCGAGCCGGCCGCCGCCCGCGCCCCGCGGATCTGGACGCGGCGCGCTTCCTCTTCGAATCGCAGCGCGTCCGCAACAAGCGCGAGCTCGCCGCGTGGACCTCGGCCTGCTTTCCGCCGGGCACCCCCCTGCTCGCAGGCGTGCGCGCGCTCCAGGATCGCATTCGCGCCGAGTTTGCGTTCGACCCCAAGGCGACCACCGTCTCGACACCGGTGATGGACGTTTTCGCGCACCGCCGCGGCGTGTGCCAAGACTTCGCGCACCTGATGCTCTCGTGCTTGCGCTCCATGGGCCTGGCCGCCCGCTACGTGAGCGGCTATGTGCTCACCCGCCCGCCACCGGGGCGGCCCCGCCTGGTTGGTGCCGATGCCTCGCACGCATGGGTCTCCGTGTACTGCCCCGACCATGGTTGGGTCGATAGCGATCCAACCAATGGCGTTTTTCCAAACCTCGAGCACATCACCCTGGGGTGGGGCCGCGATTACGACGACGTCATCCCCCTGCGCGGCGTTCTTCTGGGGGGCGGAGAGCATACGCTCGACATCGCCGTCACCGTGGTGCCGGCGGCCGACTACGAGAGCGTTTTCGGGGGCCGCTCATCCGTTGCCGAAACGGAGCATCGCTCTTAA
- a CDS encoding dihydrodipicolinate synthase family protein, translating into MSPVGAVGSAALGRGAPAHAIRKDESGSDVSPRSRRKGLRVVWRGVISAITTPFNADLTVDHGLLAAHCRWLAENGIVGILPIGSLGEGSTLSHAEKRQILETCVGAVGDHVPVLPRISALGTPEAVALAKHARAVGCRGLMVTPPYVHSGDWREIRAHLSAVMSATDLPCLLYNHRMPNRINFLPEQIASLASDFPNLEAIKEPSVDVRRLTAIRTALGERLEILTCVEDAIVEGIGAGATGWIACLVNAFPAESVALFRYAVDGRKREAAALYRWFLPLLRMDTAPKYVQLIKLAQERVGRGSSRVRPPRLSLEGDELRAALDTIDGALATRAGAVPASASA; encoded by the coding sequence GTGAGTCCGGTCGGTGCGGTCGGCAGCGCAGCGCTCGGCCGGGGCGCCCCCGCGCACGCCATTCGAAAAGACGAGTCGGGCTCCGACGTCAGCCCCCGCTCGCGGCGCAAAGGATTGCGCGTGGTTTGGCGCGGCGTCATCTCCGCGATCACGACCCCCTTCAACGCCGATCTAACGGTCGATCATGGCCTGCTCGCGGCGCATTGCCGATGGCTCGCGGAAAATGGGATCGTCGGCATCTTGCCGATCGGTTCACTGGGAGAAGGCTCCACGTTGTCGCACGCCGAGAAGCGCCAAATCCTGGAGACCTGCGTCGGCGCCGTCGGCGACCATGTTCCGGTGCTTCCGCGCATCTCCGCGTTGGGCACGCCGGAAGCGGTCGCGCTGGCAAAGCACGCGCGCGCGGTGGGGTGTCGCGGGCTCATGGTGACGCCGCCTTATGTGCACAGCGGCGATTGGCGCGAGATTCGCGCGCACCTGTCGGCGGTGATGAGCGCCACCGATTTGCCATGTTTGCTTTACAACCACCGCATGCCCAATCGGATCAATTTTCTCCCGGAGCAAATTGCATCCCTGGCAAGCGATTTCCCCAACCTCGAGGCCATCAAGGAGCCGAGCGTCGACGTCCGCCGGCTAACGGCCATTCGCACCGCGCTGGGTGAGCGGCTCGAGATCCTCACGTGCGTGGAGGACGCCATCGTCGAGGGCATCGGCGCCGGGGCAACCGGTTGGATCGCCTGCCTCGTCAACGCCTTCCCCGCCGAATCGGTCGCGCTCTTTCGCTACGCCGTCGATGGTCGAAAACGGGAAGCCGCCGCGCTCTACCGATGGTTCCTGCCCTTGCTCCGCATGGACACGGCCCCTAAATACGTGCAGCTCATCAAGCTCGCGCAGGAGCGGGTCGGCCGTGGCTCGTCGCGCGTAAGGCCGCCGCGCCTCTCGCTCGAGGGCGACGAGCTACGGGCCGCGCTCGATACGATCGACGGCGCGCTGGCCACGCGCGCAGGCGCCGTTCCGGCATCCGCCTCGGCGTAG
- a CDS encoding MBL fold metallo-hydrolase — translation MTKHERITIDSDIAPEFTACYLRIAGDECAFIETHTPYAHPRLLSALAAAGKTPEDVRWIIVTHAHLDHASGASAMVAACPNATLLAHPRAARHLIDPEKLVKSATAVYGAENFHALYGDIAPIPKERVRALEDGESVALGDATLSVFHTAGHANHHFVVDDPRLETVYTGDTFGVIYPSLQRIAKQRGRAGFALPSTSPTNFDAALAKKSIERVLALGERFVCPTHYGAYDTGRELAPQLVRFIDRAGAWVEEAARGDESMETMSARFAGLWEEAIAEEAPELGEAERKLLALDIKLNAQGLAFVAGAKRAGTAEKSAAPRAP, via the coding sequence ATGACGAAGCACGAGCGCATCACGATCGACAGCGACATCGCGCCGGAGTTCACCGCCTGCTACCTGCGGATCGCCGGCGACGAGTGCGCGTTCATCGAGACCCATACGCCCTACGCGCACCCCCGCCTTCTCTCTGCGCTGGCGGCAGCGGGGAAGACGCCCGAAGACGTACGCTGGATCATCGTCACGCACGCGCACCTCGATCATGCGTCGGGCGCCAGCGCCATGGTCGCTGCGTGTCCGAACGCCACGCTCCTCGCCCACCCGCGCGCCGCGCGCCACCTGATCGATCCGGAGAAGCTCGTGAAGAGCGCCACCGCCGTCTATGGCGCGGAGAACTTCCACGCGCTCTACGGCGACATCGCGCCCATTCCCAAGGAGCGGGTGCGCGCGCTCGAAGATGGCGAGAGCGTCGCGCTGGGCGACGCGACCCTGTCCGTCTTTCACACCGCGGGCCACGCGAACCATCACTTCGTGGTGGACGATCCGCGGCTGGAGACCGTCTACACGGGCGATACCTTCGGCGTCATCTACCCCTCGCTGCAACGGATCGCCAAGCAGCGCGGCCGCGCGGGCTTCGCCCTCCCCTCCACCAGCCCGACCAACTTCGACGCCGCGCTCGCAAAAAAGAGCATCGAGCGCGTGCTCGCCCTCGGCGAGCGCTTCGTGTGCCCCACCCACTACGGCGCCTACGACACGGGGCGCGAGCTCGCCCCGCAGCTGGTTCGCTTCATCGACCGCGCGGGCGCGTGGGTCGAAGAAGCGGCCCGGGGCGACGAGTCCATGGAGACGATGAGCGCGCGCTTCGCGGGGCTCTGGGAGGAGGCCATCGCCGAAGAGGCGCCCGAGCTCGGCGAGGCCGAACGCAAGCTGCTGGCCCTCGACATCAAGCTCAATGCGCAGGGATTGGCCTTCGTCGCCGGCGCCAAACGGGCCGGGACCGCGGAAAAAAGCGCCGCGCCGCGCGCTCCGTGA
- a CDS encoding amidase, giving the protein MDDVLDASALAQVKLLESGHVTSEELVRGYLDRIERLDPHIHAFVTVSRRRALLDARWKDLQRRRARGQKPMPAFFGVPIGIKDLNIVRGTTTRWGSRAAMPVLLPVDDFTVAPLRRAGFVILGKLSTSEWGAMPVTEPDIHPPTRNPWSLGHSAGGSSGGSGAALAARMLPVAQGSDGAGSIRIPAAFCHLVGLKPSRGRVRNAYGINDRQLLYTSGPMAHTVDDVAAMLDVMSGSTYGRPHWAPPPARSFAELAHEPLPRLRIRYLTRTPLAPTHPEIAAGVEKVARTFAELGHEVEEGSLPDTTLEEIVPLWQHLIGAIPLTRWEKTQPITRWLAEAGHKLRGKDVSALHAALAGRYLRVLEAVDLWITPTVAQPAPTIGAYRDLPPEQAFAAAAELGGYTAVFNVTGLPAISVPLGLTQDGRPMGLQVSGRMFDEGLLLAAARQLEQLFPWNERRPPQLPS; this is encoded by the coding sequence ATGGACGACGTTCTCGATGCGAGCGCGCTTGCGCAAGTGAAGCTCCTGGAGTCCGGCCACGTCACGAGCGAGGAGCTCGTGCGCGGCTATTTGGATCGCATCGAGCGGCTCGATCCACACATCCACGCGTTCGTGACCGTATCGCGCCGCCGGGCGCTGCTCGACGCGCGCTGGAAGGATCTGCAGCGGCGACGCGCGCGCGGGCAAAAGCCCATGCCGGCGTTCTTCGGCGTGCCCATCGGTATCAAGGATTTGAACATCGTGCGCGGCACCACCACGCGCTGGGGCTCGCGCGCGGCCATGCCCGTGCTCCTGCCGGTGGACGACTTCACGGTGGCCCCGCTCCGCCGGGCGGGCTTCGTCATTTTGGGGAAGCTCTCGACCTCGGAGTGGGGGGCGATGCCGGTCACCGAGCCGGACATTCATCCGCCGACGCGCAATCCATGGTCGCTCGGGCATAGCGCGGGGGGCTCCAGCGGTGGCTCGGGCGCCGCCCTGGCCGCGCGGATGCTCCCCGTCGCGCAAGGCTCCGACGGCGCCGGATCCATCCGCATCCCGGCGGCGTTTTGCCATTTGGTGGGGCTCAAGCCCTCGCGCGGCCGGGTGCGCAACGCGTACGGGATCAACGATCGCCAGCTGCTCTACACCTCGGGCCCGATGGCCCACACCGTCGATGACGTGGCCGCGATGCTCGACGTGATGTCCGGCTCCACCTACGGGCGGCCGCACTGGGCGCCTCCTCCGGCGCGCTCCTTTGCGGAGCTCGCGCACGAGCCGCTCCCGCGTTTGCGCATCCGCTACCTCACGCGCACGCCGTTGGCTCCCACGCACCCCGAGATCGCCGCCGGGGTCGAGAAGGTGGCGCGCACCTTCGCCGAGTTGGGGCACGAGGTGGAAGAGGGCTCGCTGCCGGACACCACGCTCGAAGAAATCGTGCCCCTCTGGCAGCACTTGATCGGCGCCATTCCCCTCACCCGCTGGGAAAAAACGCAGCCGATCACCCGCTGGCTCGCCGAAGCCGGCCACAAACTGCGCGGCAAGGACGTGAGCGCGCTGCACGCCGCGCTCGCCGGTCGCTACCTGCGCGTGCTCGAGGCCGTCGATCTCTGGATCACGCCCACCGTCGCGCAGCCCGCCCCCACCATCGGCGCCTACCGCGATCTCCCGCCCGAGCAAGCCTTCGCCGCCGCCGCCGAGCTGGGTGGCTACACGGCGGTCTTCAATGTCACGGGCCTCCCCGCCATCAGCGTTCCGCTCGGCCTTACCCAGGACGGGCGGCCCATGGGCCTCCAAGTCTCGGGGCGCATGTTCGACGAGGGCCTCCTTTTGGCGGCGGCGCGCCAGCTCGAACAACTCTTTCCCTGGAACGAGCGCCGCCCCCCGCAGCTTCCGTCGTAG
- a CDS encoding carbonic anhydrase: MSHIREEVLDANAAYAKNFGDKGKLALPPARKFAILTCMDARIDPAKLAGLNEGDAHVIRNAGGRASDDAIRSLVISYKLLGTREWFVIHHSNCGMELFTDEIIRDLLASSLKTSSYDGKQWQDSGKREGSRQGDFIDWLTIRNQSESVATDVERIRTHPLVPGEIPIYGYVYQVESGRLIEVPEATQAGRAR, translated from the coding sequence ATGAGCCATATTCGAGAGGAAGTGCTCGACGCCAACGCGGCCTACGCCAAGAATTTTGGCGACAAGGGGAAGCTCGCGCTGCCCCCCGCCCGAAAGTTCGCGATCCTCACGTGCATGGACGCGCGCATCGACCCGGCGAAGCTCGCGGGCCTGAACGAAGGCGACGCCCACGTGATCCGCAACGCCGGAGGCCGCGCCAGCGACGATGCCATCCGCTCGCTGGTCATCTCGTACAAGCTCTTGGGCACCCGCGAGTGGTTCGTGATCCACCACAGCAACTGCGGCATGGAGCTCTTCACCGATGAGATCATCCGCGATCTGCTCGCCTCCAGCTTGAAGACCTCGAGCTACGACGGCAAGCAATGGCAGGACAGCGGCAAACGGGAGGGCTCGCGCCAGGGTGATTTCATCGACTGGCTCACCATCCGCAACCAATCCGAGAGCGTCGCCACCGACGTGGAACGCATCCGCACGCACCCCCTCGTCCCCGGCGAGATCCCCATCTACGGCTACGTCTACCAAGTCGAGAGCGGCCGCCTCATCGAGGTGCCCGAGGCCACCCAAGCCGGCCGCGCCCGTTAG
- a CDS encoding VOC family protein produces the protein MIHIREIDHVVLRVAHLEETLRFYCEALGCTVERHQEAIGLIQLRAGSSLVDLVPIDGKLGSAGGAPPGREGRNMDHFCFRIDPFDPDAIRAHLAKFGIDAGDVSPRFGAEGNGPSIYVTDPEGNTVELKGPPYPPAPAAT, from the coding sequence ATGATTCACATTCGCGAGATCGATCACGTGGTTCTACGGGTCGCCCACTTGGAGGAGACCTTGCGCTTCTACTGCGAGGCCCTGGGCTGCACCGTGGAACGTCATCAAGAGGCCATTGGGCTGATTCAACTCCGCGCCGGAAGCTCGCTGGTCGACCTCGTCCCCATCGATGGAAAGCTCGGAAGCGCCGGCGGCGCCCCGCCTGGCCGCGAGGGGCGCAACATGGATCATTTCTGCTTTCGCATCGACCCGTTCGACCCGGACGCGATCCGCGCGCACCTGGCAAAATTCGGCATCGATGCGGGCGATGTCAGCCCGCGCTTCGGCGCCGAGGGCAACGGCCCCTCGATTTACGTCACCGATCCCGAAGGCAACACCGTCGAGCTCAAAGGCCCGCCGTACCCGCCCGCGCCCGCGGCGACCTAG